The proteins below come from a single Streptomyces sp. M92 genomic window:
- the def gene encoding peptide deformylase translates to MPSVFVQGRPAAAYPPLAPEARCGSVRRVTEVGEEVLHKPCRDVTEFGPDLAALIDDMFRTMYVADGCGLAANQVGVDLRLFVYDCPDDEGARHVGHIVNPVLDPLDPAGRRLLDEGEGCLSVPGAMMAVPRPDRAVVRGLDKDGEPLVVEGTGYFARCLAHETDHVNGQVYLDRLSARDRKRALRQSAARRDEVFARRAANARTLEEAEAGS, encoded by the coding sequence ATGCCCAGCGTGTTCGTACAGGGGCGGCCCGCCGCCGCCTATCCCCCGCTCGCGCCCGAGGCCCGGTGCGGATCGGTACGACGGGTCACCGAGGTCGGCGAAGAGGTGCTGCACAAGCCCTGCCGGGACGTCACCGAGTTCGGGCCCGACCTCGCCGCGCTCATCGACGACATGTTCCGCACGATGTACGTGGCCGACGGCTGCGGGCTGGCGGCGAATCAGGTGGGGGTCGATCTGCGCCTGTTCGTGTACGACTGCCCTGACGACGAGGGTGCCCGGCATGTCGGGCACATCGTGAACCCGGTGCTGGATCCCCTCGACCCGGCCGGGCGCCGTCTGCTGGACGAGGGCGAGGGATGTCTGTCGGTGCCGGGCGCCATGATGGCCGTGCCGCGCCCCGACCGGGCCGTCGTGCGGGGCCTCGACAAGGACGGCGAGCCGCTCGTCGTCGAGGGCACCGGCTACTTCGCGCGCTGCCTCGCGCACGAGACCGACCACGTGAACGGTCAGGTGTACCTGGACCGGCTCTCCGCGCGCGACCGCAAACGGGCGCTGCGGCAGTCGGCCGCCCGGCGCGACGAGGTGTTCGCGCGCCGGGCGGCCAACGCCAGAACGCTGGAAGAGGCCGAGGCCGGGAGCTGA
- a CDS encoding C40 family peptidase: MAGASSSASAAEPVTQTMELPTLTADLAAQVAQSADVTQQAAASYELQAERDAAAAKAAKQAEADLAEAKKKAEEEKKKAEEAARKAAAERASRTAERATLSASADTGSSSDSSGSSIGSTSSSATGSAAAVVSFVQSQVGDAYVSGGTGPNSWDCSGLVQAAFKQVGVDLPRVSQAQSTAGTQVGLGNLQPGDILYWGGAGSAYHVGVYVGDGMFVGAQNPSTGVALKPLSYDPPSGAVRVL; this comes from the coding sequence GTGGCCGGTGCGTCGAGTTCGGCCAGCGCGGCCGAGCCGGTGACGCAGACCATGGAACTGCCCACCCTGACGGCCGACCTGGCCGCTCAGGTCGCCCAGTCCGCGGACGTCACCCAGCAGGCGGCCGCGAGCTACGAGCTGCAGGCCGAGCGTGACGCGGCCGCCGCCAAGGCCGCCAAGCAGGCCGAGGCGGACCTCGCCGAGGCCAAGAAGAAGGCCGAGGAAGAGAAGAAGAAGGCCGAGGAGGCCGCACGCAAGGCGGCCGCCGAGCGCGCCTCGCGCACCGCCGAGCGCGCCACCCTGAGCGCCTCCGCCGACACCGGGTCGTCCTCCGACAGCTCGGGCAGCAGCATCGGCAGCACCTCCTCGTCGGCCACCGGTTCGGCCGCGGCCGTCGTCTCCTTCGTCCAGTCCCAGGTCGGCGACGCCTACGTCTCCGGCGGCACCGGCCCCAACTCGTGGGACTGCTCCGGTCTGGTGCAGGCCGCCTTCAAGCAGGTCGGCGTCGACCTGCCGCGCGTCTCCCAGGCCCAGTCGACCGCCGGCACCCAGGTCGGGCTGGGCAACCTCCAGCCGGGCGACATCCTGTACTGGGGTGGCGCGGGCAGCGCGTACCACGTGGGTGTCTACGTCGGCGACGGCATGTTCGTCGGCGCGCAGAACCCGTCCACCGGCGTGGCCCTGAAGCCGCTGTCGTACGACCCGCCGAGCGGCGCGGTGCGGGTGCTGTAA